Proteins from a single region of Nomascus leucogenys isolate Asia chromosome 21, Asia_NLE_v1, whole genome shotgun sequence:
- the LOC100594241 gene encoding LOW QUALITY PROTEIN: inactive rhomboid protein 1-like (The sequence of the model RefSeq protein was modified relative to this genomic sequence to represent the inferred CDS: deleted 1 base in 1 codon; substituted 2 bases at 2 genomic stop codons), translating to MGLKLPFSPARLPVCPSSSGETGRASADAPEDASCLPDDSPSSCFLSTVLLKGLTFRPELVAKMSLHAAATLMKGCSVRDGTLHWAXRRSFTPASFLVEDTNFSDELDISFFAQEGILREELSTYPDEVFESPSEAALKDWEEAPEQEYLTGGALDLSELERSHLMLPLERGWRKQKEDTAASQPKVRLRQEMVSTAGPRRNQRILVRVRKLFAREKRLYGLSVVGQLTNRTYHKHIDAFVKRQIKDMDSHRPFFTYWLTFVHSLVTILAVCIYGIVPVGFSQHEKVDLVLWNHWVYENVKYVQQENFWIGPSLEALIHLGTKFSPCICQDPQVHSFIRAGREQEKHSACCMHNDRSGCQQTSEEECSSMLAMWVKWPIHSSAPELAGHKRQFGSVCHQDPRVCDEPSWEDPHEWPENITKWPICTKKNSAGNHTTVPHMDCVITGRPCCIGTKGGCEITSRGYCDFMRGYFHEEATFCSQVHCMDDVCGLPPFLNPEVPDQFCHLWLSLFLHTRILHCLVSLCFQMTVLRNLEKLAGWHRITIIYLLSGVTGNLASAIFLLHPAEVVLAGSQFGILACLFVELFQSWQILEWPKLLAVVLFLFTFGLLPWIDNFAHISGLISGLFLSFAFXPYISFGKFHLYWKCCQVIILQVVFLGLLAGLVVLFYFYPVCCEWCEFLTCIPFTDKFCEKHELVAQLH from the exons ATGGGCCTGAAGCTCCCCTTTTCTCCTGCCCGCCTGCCGGTCTGCCCCTCAAGCTCTGGGGAGACAGGGCGGGCCTCAGCAGATGCCCCAGAAGATGCCAGCTGCCTCCCTGATGACAGCCCCTCAAGTTGCTTCCTCTCCACCGTTTTGTTAAAGGGCCTCACCTTCAGG CCAGAGTTGGTGGCCAAGATGAGCTTGCATGCAGCCGCAACACTGATGAAAGGCTGCTCGGTTAGGGATGGCACCTTGCACTGGGCATAGCGTCGAAGCTTCACTCCAGCCAGCTTTCTGGTGGAGGACACGAATTTCTCTGATGAGCTGGACATATCCTTCTTTGCCCAGGAAGGTATCCTCCGTGAAGAACTATCCACATACCCGGACGAAGTTTTTGAGTCCCCATCAGAGGCAGCACTCAAGGACTGGGAGGAGGCACCGGAGCAGGAGTACCTCACTGGCGGGGCCCTGGACCTCAGTGAGCTTGAGCGCAGCCACCTGATGCTGCCTTTGGAGCGAGGCTGGCGGAAGCAGAAGGAAGACACTGCAGCCTCGCAGCCCAAGGTGCGGCTGCGACAGGAGATGGTGAGCACCGCGGGGCCGCGGCGGAACCAGCGCATCCTGGTGCGGGTGCGCAAGCTCTTTGCCCGGGAGAAGCGACTGTATGGGCTGAGCGTGGTGGGACAGCTCACCAACCGTACCTACCACAAGCACATCGACGCCTTCGTCAAGCGGCAGATCAAGGACATGGACAGCCACAGGCCCTTCTTCACCTACTGGCTCACCTTCGTGCACTCGCTCGTCACCATTCTAGCCGTGTGCATCTATGGCATCGTGCCCGTGGGCTTCTCACAGCATGAAAAAGTGGACTTGGTGCTGTGGAACCACTGGGTCTACGAGAACGTCAAGTACGTGCAGCAGGAGAACTTCTGGATTGGGCCCAGCTTGGAGGCCCTCATCCACCTGGGCACCAAGTTTTCGCCCTGCATATGCCAGGATCCGCAGGTGCACAGCTTCATTCGCGCAGGGCGCGAGCAGGAGAAGCACTCGGCCTGCTGCATGCACAACGACAGGTCGGGCTGCCAGCAGACCTCGGAGGAGGAGTGCTCATCCATGCTGGCAATGTGGGTGAAGTGGCCCATCCATTCCAGCGCCCCAGAGCTTGCCGGCCACAAGAGACAGTTTGGCTCTGTCTGCCACCAGGATCCCAGGGTATGTGATGAGCCCTCCTGGGAAGACCCCCATGAGTGGCCAGAAAACATCACCAAGTGGCCGAtctgcaca aaaaaaaacagtgccgGGAACCACACCACCGTTCCCCACATGGACTGTGTCATCACAGGACGGCCCTGCTGCATTGGCACCAAGGGCGGGTGTGAGATCACCTCCCGGGGGTACTGTGACTTCATGAGGGGCTATTTCCATGAGGAGGCCACGTTCTGCTCTCAGGTGCACTGCATGGATGATGTGTGTGGGCTCCCGCCTTTCCTCAACCCTGAGGTGCCTGACCAGTTCTGCCACCTGTGGCTGTCCCTCTTCCTGCACACCAGGATCCTGCACTGCCTGGTGTCCCTCTGCTTCCAGATGACCGTCCTGCGGAACCTGGAGAAGCTGGCAGGATGGCACCGCATAACCATCATCTACCTGCTGAGTGGTGTCACTGGCAACCTGGCCAGTGCCATCTTCCTGCTGCACCCAGCAGAGGTGGTTCTGGCTGGCTCCCAGTTTGGCATCCTGGCCTGCCTCTTCGTGGAGCTCTTCCAGAGCTGGCAGATCCTGGAGTGGCCCAAGCTGCTGGCTGTGGTGCTCTTCCTCTTCACCTTTGGGCTGCTGCCCTGGATCGACAACTTTGCCCACATTTCGGGGCTCATCAGtggcctcttcctctcctttgccttctagcCCTACATCAGCTTCGGCAAGTTCCATCTGTACTGGAAATGCTGCCAGGTCATCATACTTCAGGTGGTCTTCCTGGGCCTCCTGGCTGGCCTGGTGGTCCTCTTCTACTTCTATCCTGTCTGCTGTGAGTGGTGTGAGTTCCTCACCTGTATCCCTTTCACTGACAAGTTCTGTGAGAAGCACGAACTGGTCGCTCAGCTCCACTGA